In one window of Methanolobus mangrovi DNA:
- a CDS encoding radical SAM protein, giving the protein MKELYNGFKNKCSIPRVLLVDPTSNCNLKCKGCWSQDYESGHNISYEKFDDILNQAEKLGIMDCLMTGGEPLLRKEDILKLCKKHNKMTFGAFTNATLIDDEFADEMAELGNLNVFISIEGTKEETDFRRGMGVYDKAIKAMDILRSRNIGFAFSACYHSNNYKTIASDEFLDHMRKKGAWFGWLFQYIPVGSDADTSLVCTAEQRAYVQEKVRDYCIKHDYVIVDFWNNGHLCFGCLGAGAGFAHINAKGDVEPCAFCHYSDSNIHDISLAEALRSKFFTTFRDAQPFSQNPLRPCPLIDNPQAIIDVVNAGGAKSTHMANPESPEHLAEKSYERAIEWEALSEELFKKMPEHNQKNFPLFLKYLAFKKGITDGRRKKI; this is encoded by the coding sequence TTGAAAGAGTTGTATAATGGATTTAAAAATAAATGCTCTATTCCCAGGGTTCTTCTTGTAGACCCTACGAGTAATTGTAATTTAAAGTGTAAAGGATGCTGGTCTCAGGATTATGAAAGCGGCCACAACATTTCATATGAAAAGTTTGATGACATTCTAAATCAGGCTGAAAAGTTAGGGATCATGGATTGTTTGATGACCGGTGGCGAACCTTTACTCAGGAAAGAAGATATTCTTAAATTATGCAAAAAGCATAATAAAATGACTTTCGGAGCTTTTACCAATGCAACTTTGATCGATGACGAATTCGCTGACGAAATGGCTGAATTGGGTAATTTGAATGTTTTCATAAGCATTGAAGGGACAAAAGAAGAAACTGATTTTAGAAGAGGAATGGGCGTTTACGATAAAGCGATCAAAGCTATGGATATTTTAAGATCCAGAAACATTGGATTTGCTTTTTCAGCCTGTTATCATTCAAATAACTATAAAACAATAGCCAGTGATGAATTTCTTGATCACATGCGCAAGAAAGGTGCCTGGTTTGGCTGGTTATTCCAGTACATTCCGGTAGGCAGCGATGCTGATACTTCTCTGGTATGTACTGCTGAACAAAGGGCATACGTACAGGAAAAAGTAAGGGATTACTGTATAAAACACGACTATGTGATAGTTGATTTCTGGAACAACGGTCACCTGTGTTTTGGTTGTCTTGGAGCAGGTGCTGGTTTTGCGCATATTAACGCCAAGGGTGACGTTGAACCATGTGCATTCTGCCACTATTCTGATTCAAATATACATGATATCTCACTTGCTGAAGCTCTCAGATCAAAGTTCTTTACTACATTTAGAGATGCTCAGCCATTTTCACAGAATCCACTGCGTCCATGTCCTTTGATAGATAATCCTCAGGCAATTATTGACGTTGTTAATGCCGGTGGAGCGAAATCGACCCATATGGCAAATCCGGAATCACCTGAACATCTTGCCGAGAAAAGTTATGAGCGGGCCATAGAATGGGAAGCACTTTCAGAGGAGCTATTTAAGAAAATGCCTGAGCATAACCAGAAAAATTTCCCTCTGTTTTTAAAATACCTTGCTTTTAAGAAAGGAATAACTGATGGCAGAAGAAAAAAGATTTAG
- a CDS encoding cysteine hydrolase, with translation MIQIKGSSTAFIIVDTQNFVLHENGFGVDWGAWNFAQQKNMIKKTVKAMEIFRAAKIPIIFVIMELRPQISQAINANLPDIPFWKQLREMDFKKISPEEGEFQGRIIDEFTPHPEDLIVVKHHTMSGFHNTDLDRILRALHCDTLLFGGAVTNLCVESTVRGAFDRGYNCVVLSDCVASVSEEAQRFATDFIFPILGRVCTFEELEIL, from the coding sequence ATGATACAGATCAAGGGGAGTAGCACTGCATTTATCATAGTGGATACACAGAATTTCGTTCTTCATGAAAATGGGTTTGGTGTTGACTGGGGTGCCTGGAACTTTGCTCAGCAAAAGAATATGATTAAGAAAACGGTCAAAGCCATGGAAATATTCAGAGCAGCAAAAATACCTATAATCTTTGTTATAATGGAACTGCGCCCTCAAATATCGCAGGCCATAAATGCGAATTTACCGGATATACCTTTCTGGAAACAACTCAGGGAAATGGACTTCAAGAAAATAAGTCCCGAAGAAGGAGAATTCCAGGGCAGGATCATCGACGAGTTCACTCCTCACCCGGAAGACCTCATAGTTGTCAAACATCATACAATGAGTGGTTTTCATAACACGGACCTCGACAGGATACTCAGGGCTTTGCACTGTGATACTCTGCTATTTGGAGGCGCTGTGACAAACCTCTGTGTTGAAAGTACGGTTAGGGGGGCTTTTGACAGGGGATATAATTGTGTTGTGTTGAGTGACTGTGTTGCTTCGGTCAGTGAAGAAGCTCAGCGGTTTGCAACAGACTTTATATTTCCTATCCTGGGCAGGGTTTGTACTTTTGAGGAGCTTGAGATATTATGA
- a CDS encoding methyltransferase family protein has product MDLSIVILVICLVGFAAIHSLLASLPFKRFIRRSLGSKADKLYMPVYNVIAVITIVPLAYLLYKNPGPFIYIVPSPWRWLMVGGQVIAAIIGPRALKDAPHRFRLHSQLSAPDTPEAGHLDIHGVYRWIRDPFLFSGLVIMWLTPFMTVNLLIIYILTTIYLIMGSLHWESRLVAQFGNEYLEYQENVHRIIPRLKGYHEKKR; this is encoded by the coding sequence TTGGATTTATCCATTGTGATACTTGTTATTTGTCTGGTAGGATTCGCAGCCATTCACAGCCTTCTGGCAAGCTTGCCCTTTAAACGCTTCATCAGGCGGTCTTTAGGTTCTAAAGCAGACAAGTTGTATATGCCAGTCTATAACGTCATTGCGGTTATTACGATAGTGCCACTGGCATACCTACTCTATAAGAATCCGGGCCCATTTATATACATAGTACCGTCTCCATGGCGCTGGTTAATGGTTGGTGGACAGGTAATTGCTGCCATAATTGGTCCAAGGGCTTTGAAGGATGCACCACATCGATTTAGGCTGCATTCACAGCTATCTGCACCGGATACCCCTGAAGCAGGTCATCTGGATATCCATGGTGTTTATCGATGGATAAGAGATCCATTCCTGTTCTCCGGACTGGTCATAATGTGGCTAACTCCGTTTATGACAGTTAATCTGCTTATCATATACATCCTGACTACCATATATCTGATCATGGGGTCCCTGCACTGGGAAAGCAGACTTGTGGCACAGTTTGGCAACGAATATCTTGAATACCAGGAAAATGTTCACAGAATAATCCCTCGCTTAAAGGGATATCATGAGAAAAAAAGATGA
- the hgcB gene encoding mercury methylation ferredoxin HgcB — protein sequence MFDSYVENTLQYYPDKCINCLRCTQVCPHGVFSEGKEHVELVRPAACMECGACALNCPVQAIEVQSGVGCAWAMISAALRGKDMDSAECGCGDGSCCGGNSKNPFLIEKL from the coding sequence ATGTTTGATTCTTATGTTGAGAATACGCTTCAATATTATCCTGATAAATGTATCAACTGCCTGCGATGTACGCAGGTCTGTCCCCACGGGGTCTTTTCTGAAGGAAAAGAACATGTTGAACTCGTGCGACCAGCTGCATGTATGGAATGCGGCGCATGTGCCCTTAACTGCCCTGTCCAGGCAATTGAAGTGCAGAGTGGTGTCGGTTGTGCATGGGCAATGATCAGTGCAGCACTCAGGGGCAAGGATATGGATAGTGCTGAGTGTGGCTGTGGAGATGGAAGCTGCTGTGGTGGGAATTCAAAGAATCCATTTCTCATTGAAAAACTGTGA
- the hgcA gene encoding mercury methylation corrinoid protein HgcA, producing the protein MENDKTADSTCSCAPKSDKLSFITFTHDIPACEILTITSTLTLKDRFGHFLARWGVNRMGYIVKPNLYKLGNPDADSPVFVSANYTMSFDALRSALAGIDCYILVLDTKGINVWCAAGKGTFGTEELVRRISWSGLSDIVQHRTIILPQLSAPGISAHEVQRRSGFRVEYGPVRANDLAEYLKTHKATPEMRRVHFSLWNRLVLTPMELVHAALPTLAVAIVLYFLAGPLAALAAITTVLTGTVLFPVLLPFIPTHDFSTKGLILGEIVAIPFALTFAADSVTSLWPNVLKALVFLLVMPAVTAYLALNFTGCTTFTSRTGVKKEIFRYVPFMAFIAGSGIVISILLGIFRLMKVI; encoded by the coding sequence ATGGAGAATGACAAGACTGCAGATTCAACGTGCTCATGTGCACCGAAATCGGATAAACTTTCATTTATTACTTTTACTCACGATATTCCGGCATGTGAAATCCTTACGATTACAAGTACTCTCACACTTAAAGACCGTTTTGGTCACTTCCTTGCCCGCTGGGGCGTAAATAGGATGGGGTATATTGTCAAACCCAACCTTTACAAACTGGGAAACCCTGATGCAGATTCTCCGGTCTTTGTTTCGGCAAACTACACAATGAGCTTTGATGCGCTCCGCTCCGCACTTGCTGGTATTGACTGTTATATTCTTGTCCTGGATACAAAAGGCATTAATGTATGGTGTGCTGCTGGTAAGGGTACATTCGGAACAGAAGAACTCGTAAGACGTATCTCATGGTCAGGACTTTCTGACATTGTTCAGCATCGAACTATCATACTACCGCAGCTCAGTGCTCCGGGAATCTCGGCACATGAAGTACAGCGTCGTTCTGGATTCAGGGTCGAATATGGTCCCGTACGTGCAAATGACCTTGCTGAATACCTTAAAACACACAAGGCCACACCTGAAATGCGCAGGGTTCATTTCTCATTATGGAATCGGCTGGTACTGACACCTATGGAGTTGGTTCATGCAGCATTGCCTACGCTTGCTGTTGCTATTGTTCTTTACTTCCTTGCAGGCCCTCTTGCAGCTCTTGCTGCAATCACCACAGTACTAACAGGAACCGTATTATTTCCGGTCCTGCTTCCCTTTATTCCAACACATGATTTCAGCACTAAAGGATTGATCCTGGGGGAAATTGTCGCTATCCCTTTTGCACTTACATTTGCTGCAGATTCCGTAACGTCTCTCTGGCCTAATGTACTAAAAGCATTGGTTTTTCTTCTGGTCATGCCTGCTGTGACTGCATACTTAGCCCTTAACTTCACAGGTTGTACTACATTCACTTCAAGGACCGGTGTTAAAAAAGAGATCTTCAGGTATGTACCTTTCATGGCTTTTATAGCCGGGTCAGGAATTGTAATCTCAATTCTGCTTGGAATATTTAGATTAATGAAGGTGATCTGA
- a CDS encoding YggS family pyridoxal phosphate-dependent enzyme: MTVAENIRTILEELGNTKLVCVTKTVASLNINEAIEAGAAIIGENRVQEFEDKCDGVLPCERHLIGHLQTNKVKKAVEFFDVIQSVDSMKVLQEIDKKAEDIGKIQQVFLQVNIGKEPQKYGFGLDEIGQVITEIRSLRNIRVTGLMCIPPYVPSEQARPYFKRMKALFDELKQEHQGKEDNIDIRELSMGMSGDYRVAIEEGATMVRIGSAIFGNRHY; encoded by the coding sequence ATGACAGTCGCTGAAAATATAAGAACGATACTTGAAGAACTCGGAAATACAAAACTTGTCTGCGTCACAAAGACAGTTGCTTCATTAAATATAAATGAAGCTATCGAGGCCGGAGCCGCCATTATAGGGGAGAACAGGGTTCAGGAATTCGAGGATAAATGTGATGGGGTCCTGCCCTGTGAAAGACACCTGATAGGACATTTGCAGACAAACAAGGTTAAAAAAGCCGTTGAATTCTTCGATGTGATCCAGTCAGTTGACTCCATGAAGGTACTGCAAGAGATCGATAAGAAGGCTGAAGATATTGGCAAAATACAGCAGGTATTCCTTCAGGTAAACATAGGAAAAGAGCCACAGAAATACGGTTTTGGACTGGACGAGATCGGACAGGTTATAACAGAGATCAGGTCACTGAGGAATATCCGGGTTACAGGACTCATGTGCATACCACCTTATGTGCCTTCTGAGCAGGCGCGGCCTTATTTCAAGAGAATGAAAGCACTCTTTGATGAATTGAAACAGGAACATCAGGGTAAAGAGGATAACATCGATATCCGGGAACTGTCCATGGGAATGTCCGGTGATTACAGGGTTGCTATTGAAGAAGGGGCTACCATGGTTCGTATAGGTTCTGCGATATTCGGGAACAGGCATTACTGA
- a CDS encoding DUF1638 domain-containing protein, producing MFEDELVHIFEREDDNTRLLLIENENIQNFEKKLNEVSIDYEKISVAKLPPKSGRTDEFVVVLNILEFALGANPSRLKDKVYETIEEVNGLFDGILVFYGLCGNALISLELDFEYMGIPVRILKDAYGNIVDDCICASFEDKNAYIEAIMGDRNGKGTYFLTPMQAANWRKMLVLTKVASDPDNIKMMKRVFDYSGYNKVGKIDTGLCYEKKFDKTVDEFASIFDFKKVIFSGSTKITDNCYQSIKRELILASSAKKENQNSN from the coding sequence ATGTTCGAAGATGAACTTGTTCATATATTTGAGAGGGAAGATGATAATACCCGTTTGCTTTTGATTGAAAATGAAAACATCCAGAATTTTGAAAAGAAACTGAATGAAGTATCTATAGACTATGAAAAAATATCAGTTGCTAAACTACCTCCAAAATCTGGGCGGACTGATGAATTTGTAGTGGTCCTGAATATTCTGGAATTTGCACTGGGTGCAAATCCTTCTCGCCTAAAGGATAAAGTATATGAAACCATCGAAGAAGTAAATGGATTATTTGATGGAATACTGGTTTTTTACGGTCTCTGCGGCAATGCTTTAATTTCTCTTGAACTTGATTTTGAGTATATGGGGATTCCTGTAAGAATTCTCAAAGATGCTTATGGAAATATTGTAGACGATTGTATATGTGCCTCTTTTGAAGATAAGAACGCCTATATTGAGGCTATCATGGGGGATAGGAATGGCAAAGGCACTTACTTCCTTACGCCAATGCAAGCAGCTAACTGGAGGAAGATGCTTGTTCTTACGAAGGTAGCTTCAGACCCTGACAATATCAAAATGATGAAAAGGGTTTTTGATTACTCAGGCTACAATAAGGTCGGAAAGATAGATACCGGGCTATGCTACGAAAAGAAGTTTGACAAAACCGTAGATGAATTTGCCTCGATATTTGATTTTAAAAAAGTTATATTCAGCGGATCTACAAAGATAACTGATAATTGCTACCAGTCTATTAAAAGAGAGCTTATTCTTGCATCTTCAGCTAAAAAAGAAAACCAGAACAGCAATTAA
- a CDS encoding cation diffusion facilitator family transporter: protein MGDREKNVGFAASLNILFTIIEIIGGLLTNSLALLADALHDFADSVALIVAWLAERKAKKPATSKMTFGYRRLSLLSAVFATIVLIAGSLFILSQAIPRLMNPQPVNAEGMILIAIIGVTINGLGYFRLKKGLSQNEKILSWHLLEDILGWVVLLIGAIIIRFWDKPVIDPLMTLGFTVFVLWGVSKNAKESFNLLLQGVPENINIDEVRESILSVKGVKMVHDIHIWSLEGETHVLTAHIVVEDEYLQQPDKIKQSIKSKLAKHHIEHSTLELEREGFCSETECIFESNE from the coding sequence ATGGGTGACAGAGAAAAGAATGTGGGCTTTGCTGCATCCCTTAACATACTTTTCACAATAATAGAAATTATAGGCGGACTTTTAACAAATAGCCTGGCATTACTGGCAGATGCACTGCATGATTTCGCTGACAGCGTTGCCTTAATAGTGGCCTGGCTGGCTGAAAGGAAAGCAAAGAAGCCTGCAACGAGTAAAATGACTTTCGGATACCGCAGGTTATCCCTATTATCTGCTGTATTTGCAACTATAGTGCTTATTGCAGGGTCATTGTTCATATTGTCCCAGGCTATTCCGCGTCTGATGAATCCGCAACCAGTGAATGCAGAAGGAATGATCCTGATCGCAATTATCGGAGTCACTATAAACGGACTGGGATATTTCAGATTGAAAAAAGGCCTGAGCCAGAATGAGAAAATATTATCATGGCATCTTCTGGAAGACATTTTGGGATGGGTAGTCCTGCTCATCGGGGCAATAATCATCAGGTTCTGGGATAAGCCTGTCATTGATCCTTTAATGACATTGGGATTCACGGTTTTTGTATTATGGGGAGTTTCAAAAAACGCAAAGGAATCCTTTAACCTCCTTCTGCAAGGTGTTCCTGAGAATATCAACATTGATGAGGTCAGGGAATCCATCTTATCGGTTAAAGGAGTGAAAATGGTTCATGACATCCATATATGGTCTCTGGAAGGGGAAACACATGTTTTGACAGCTCATATTGTTGTTGAAGACGAATATCTGCAACAGCCTGATAAAATAAAGCAATCTATCAAAAGCAAATTAGCAAAACATCACATAGAACATTCGACACTTGAACTGGAAAGAGAAGGATTTTGTTCTGAAACAGAATGTATTTTTGAATCAAATGAATGA
- the lon gene encoding endopeptidase La — protein sequence MTPQQTSSYRENIVIRLAEIVVYPLSQTKFLTDKTTGEILLSEMGKDESAYAVGLTMKSGAELSDMSEDSLYRTGNLLEIISILPTEKGYLVSANSIQRVETTSLYHKDGIFYATYKPVPDINDLDEELQKEIVADVKKTIHEISDRFQSSEQFVKPIDSMDSIDLIMGHVMPFIPIELADKQNLLETASVRERYLTFLYILTNQKENINVRIEVAKKVAENVSKSHREAMLREQLKVIQEELNENEDPISGEGGYGERIENSKMPDEVKKKALSELKKLETGGNHNPESHVIRNYLDLLLDLPWTVEEKKSIDIVEARDVLENNHNGLEKVKERIIQHLAVMKLKHEKQGSIILFTGPPGTGKTSLGKSIADALSREYVRVSLGGVRDEAEIRGHRRTYIGAMPGRIVQGIKKAGTKNPVFILDEIDKLSTSYAGDPASALLEVLDPEQNSTFSDHYLEVPYDLSEVLFIATANSLANIPGPLLDRMEIIEISGYTKNEKLAIARDHLLPITLEDHGLDVDKLRVEDDALKIIIDKYTREAGVRGLKKQLARTARFVSERIVSGKAELPYIVKADMLKEILGKELIRQDEARNEKVPGVVTGLAWTPVGGDILFIEGTFMPGNGKLTLTGQLGDVMKESAQISLSLVRSRLANTASSFDFTASDIHIHVPSGATPKDGPSAGVTLFTALTSLITGKVVDPKLAMTGEITLSGAVLPVGGIKEKVLAAHRAGIKKVILPKENERDLEDVPEDVRNELNFVPVETIEEVLIEALGIDLPRPVVSYTGNHLTSAHNI from the coding sequence ATGACTCCACAACAAACTAGCAGTTACAGAGAGAATATCGTAATCAGGCTCGCTGAGATAGTGGTCTACCCTCTAAGTCAGACAAAATTCCTGACTGATAAAACAACCGGGGAAATACTTTTGTCTGAGATGGGAAAGGACGAATCTGCGTATGCAGTAGGCCTGACAATGAAAAGCGGAGCGGAGCTTTCAGACATGTCAGAAGATTCTTTGTATAGAACAGGAAATCTGCTCGAGATCATATCCATACTACCTACTGAAAAAGGATATCTGGTTTCTGCAAACTCTATCCAGAGAGTAGAGACTACTTCCCTGTACCATAAAGACGGAATATTCTATGCTACATATAAACCAGTTCCTGACATCAATGATCTTGATGAGGAACTCCAGAAAGAGATAGTAGCAGATGTAAAAAAGACCATACATGAGATAAGTGATCGTTTCCAGAGTTCCGAGCAGTTCGTTAAGCCTATCGACAGCATGGATAGCATTGACCTGATCATGGGACATGTAATGCCATTCATACCTATAGAACTGGCAGATAAACAAAACCTTCTGGAAACTGCTTCTGTTCGTGAACGTTATCTGACTTTCCTCTATATTCTGACAAACCAGAAAGAGAACATTAATGTCCGGATTGAAGTAGCAAAGAAAGTTGCCGAAAATGTGAGTAAGTCACATAGAGAGGCTATGCTGCGTGAGCAACTGAAGGTAATTCAGGAAGAGCTCAATGAAAACGAGGATCCGATCTCAGGTGAAGGTGGATACGGAGAAAGAATTGAGAATTCAAAGATGCCTGATGAAGTAAAAAAGAAGGCACTTTCAGAGTTGAAGAAACTTGAGACCGGTGGCAATCATAATCCTGAAAGCCATGTTATCAGGAACTATCTGGACCTCCTGCTTGACCTCCCGTGGACGGTAGAAGAGAAAAAGAGCATTGATATCGTCGAAGCCCGTGATGTGCTTGAAAACAATCACAACGGACTTGAAAAGGTCAAAGAGAGAATAATCCAGCATCTGGCTGTAATGAAACTGAAGCATGAGAAACAGGGTTCCATTATACTCTTCACAGGACCTCCCGGAACCGGGAAAACAAGTCTTGGAAAGAGTATTGCAGATGCCCTTAGCAGGGAATATGTCCGCGTCAGCCTTGGCGGTGTCAGGGATGAAGCAGAGATCAGAGGACACCGAAGGACATACATCGGAGCTATGCCAGGAAGGATCGTGCAGGGTATTAAAAAGGCGGGAACAAAGAATCCTGTGTTTATCCTTGATGAGATAGACAAACTTTCAACTTCCTATGCAGGAGACCCGGCAAGCGCCCTTCTGGAAGTCCTTGACCCCGAGCAGAACAGCACATTCTCTGATCATTATCTGGAAGTCCCATATGATCTGTCCGAGGTGTTGTTCATAGCCACTGCCAACTCTCTGGCAAACATTCCGGGACCACTGCTTGACAGGATGGAGATCATCGAGATATCAGGCTACACGAAAAATGAGAAGCTTGCAATTGCAAGAGATCATTTGCTGCCGATCACACTGGAGGACCACGGCCTTGATGTTGATAAGCTCAGGGTTGAGGATGATGCCCTGAAGATAATCATCGATAAGTACACCCGTGAAGCAGGAGTTAGGGGACTGAAGAAGCAGCTTGCAAGGACTGCAAGGTTCGTGTCCGAAAGGATCGTATCAGGAAAAGCTGAACTCCCATATATTGTAAAAGCTGATATGCTCAAAGAGATCCTCGGAAAGGAATTGATCCGTCAGGATGAAGCCAGAAATGAGAAAGTACCCGGTGTGGTCACAGGACTTGCCTGGACTCCGGTCGGAGGAGATATTCTCTTCATAGAGGGAACATTCATGCCCGGAAACGGAAAGCTTACGCTCACCGGCCAGCTTGGGGATGTAATGAAAGAGTCAGCACAGATCTCACTGAGTCTTGTCAGGTCACGGCTTGCAAACACTGCAAGCAGCTTTGACTTTACTGCAAGTGATATCCATATCCATGTGCCATCAGGTGCAACACCTAAAGACGGTCCCTCAGCAGGCGTGACCCTCTTCACCGCACTGACATCGCTTATCACAGGCAAGGTCGTTGACCCGAAACTTGCCATGACAGGTGAGATCACACTGAGTGGTGCAGTACTGCCTGTGGGAGGCATTAAAGAAAAGGTGCTGGCGGCTCACAGGGCAGGTATAAAAAAGGTCATCCTGCCAAAAGAGAATGAAAGGGATCTGGAAGATGTACCCGAAGACGTGAGGAATGAACTTAACTTTGTTCCGGTAGAAACCATTGAAGAGGTTTTGATAGAAGCTCTGGGGATTGATTTGCCCAGGCCGGTGGTCTCGTACACAGGAAACCATTTGACATCTGCACATAATATCTGA
- a CDS encoding MarR family winged helix-turn-helix transcriptional regulator, producing MMNKKEHLFITFENLFRVKSECSSSVFSECGLSDITIKQMRYLKAIDECEEVTFSKLAEITRNSKPTITEMINKFVKMECVYREQSPLDGRIFYIRLTEKGQTIARLERNSLLKLVERMAGSLDEKDMDTLVQILQKVK from the coding sequence ATGATGAACAAAAAAGAGCATTTATTTATAACTTTTGAAAACCTGTTCAGGGTCAAAAGTGAATGCTCTTCCAGTGTCTTCTCTGAATGTGGATTGTCAGATATTACCATAAAACAAATGAGATATCTGAAAGCTATTGATGAATGCGAGGAAGTAACATTCAGTAAACTTGCTGAAATTACCCGAAATTCCAAACCCACAATCACAGAGATGATCAACAAATTCGTAAAAATGGAATGCGTGTATAGAGAACAGTCCCCTCTGGATGGCAGGATCTTTTACATCCGTTTAACCGAAAAAGGGCAGACAATAGCTCGCTTAGAACGTAATTCCCTGCTAAAACTTGTAGAAAGGATGGCAGGGTCTTTGGATGAAAAAGATATGGATACTCTTGTACAAATTCTACAAAAGGTGAAATGA
- a CDS encoding helix-turn-helix transcriptional regulator yields MKKTLLDVVFRSDKRKNVLLLLQNEPQEMEILLNSLGTTRQALLPQMRILEDHYLVSHYDDAYELTTIGKLVVNEMVPLLGTTDVFDEGIDYWGTRNLDFIPPYLLEKIGELKDCEIIHPPLTELYSIHKSLNPEYKVSSTVYVITTILYPGFNSIFTEMLESNVTIYYIVSQELLNKIRTEYRTEFVHFIKNKSFKMYVYNKKMKFLYFTFDSVHSLISMLKSNGEFDNRFVLCKGQSAVDWTKELFEYYLEDCVPVTELD; encoded by the coding sequence ATGAAAAAAACGTTGCTTGATGTCGTGTTTAGGTCCGATAAAAGAAAGAATGTGCTCTTATTATTACAAAATGAGCCTCAGGAGATGGAGATACTCCTCAATTCCCTGGGAACGACCAGGCAAGCTTTACTTCCACAGATGAGAATTCTGGAAGATCATTACCTTGTTTCTCACTATGATGACGCTTACGAATTGACAACCATTGGAAAACTGGTAGTCAATGAAATGGTGCCTCTATTAGGCACAACTGATGTTTTTGATGAAGGTATTGATTACTGGGGAACTCGTAATCTTGATTTCATTCCACCTTACCTTTTGGAGAAAATAGGTGAACTTAAGGATTGTGAAATAATACATCCACCTCTTACGGAATTATATTCTATTCATAAATCGCTTAATCCTGAATACAAAGTTTCCTCTACTGTTTACGTAATTACTACTATACTTTACCCTGGTTTTAATTCGATATTCACAGAAATGCTTGAAAGTAATGTTACTATATACTATATTGTTTCCCAGGAACTACTTAACAAAATAAGAACGGAATATCGGACAGAATTCGTACATTTTATTAAGAATAAATCCTTCAAGATGTATGTCTACAATAAAAAGATGAAATTTTTATATTTTACATTTGACAGTGTTCATTCTCTAATAAGTATGTTAAAAAGTAATGGAGAATTTGATAACAGGTTTGTCTTATGTAAAGGTCAGAGTGCAGTTGACTGGACAAAAGAGCTTTTTGAATATTATCTGGAAGATTGCGTGCCGGTAACTGAATTAGATTAA
- a CDS encoding TIR domain-containing protein, with the protein MITRVYISHCEQDDFLAQELARTLWAVNLESFTSLSKKTEALSQAELMSFGIRHSDCVVFILTAEGIASPRVNQEIGMAAGAGQLIIPLVESGETLPLLIRHLNSIDFSIDTYDDALGKLVYNIRQLTRLDWLKIKCPYCGEEMTQYITPEDEIENALLTGTGLKIMCTYCEKVIVLNPRTFRPISPTF; encoded by the coding sequence ATGATAACAAGAGTTTATATTTCCCATTGTGAACAAGATGATTTTCTTGCTCAGGAACTGGCCCGTACTTTGTGGGCTGTGAATCTGGAGAGCTTTACCTCTCTGTCCAAAAAGACCGAGGCACTCTCTCAGGCAGAGTTAATGAGTTTTGGCATTCGCCATTCTGACTGCGTAGTATTTATTCTCACTGCGGAAGGAATAGCATCTCCTAGGGTGAATCAGGAAATAGGCATGGCGGCAGGTGCCGGTCAGCTGATAATTCCACTGGTAGAGAGCGGAGAAACATTACCGTTGCTGATACGTCATTTGAATTCCATTGATTTTTCCATAGATACCTATGATGATGCATTGGGGAAGTTGGTATACAATATAAGGCAGTTAACACGCCTGGACTGGCTGAAGATAAAATGTCCATATTGCGGAGAGGAAATGACCCAGTACATCACTCCAGAGGATGAGATTGAAAATGCACTTCTTACAGGTACCGGTCTTAAAATCATGTGCACTTACTGTGAAAAAGTGATTGTTCTAAATCCGAGGACATTCAGGCCTATTTCTCCTACATTTTAA